The Trypanosoma brucei brucei TREU927 chromosome 9, whole genome shotgun sequence genome includes a window with the following:
- a CDS encoding small ubiquitin-related modifier protein SUMO1/Ulp2 (curated by J. Mottram): MADILLNAAGWILPSLHRSRRAPTTSEETCEAGTNPCTPPLGQRPANEAGSRSVTPSPPPQQQSRATANDAAGDVYPSGHLCAHKRLKGKSSRHMGTSVIAKGMESLLRCILSEDKRDTPLSMSVADDSLSPLERDAAWTTPNNSQEITTESEKERQWQKLKISQPAARATYRLPDAQIEGSEHYSVEQLSTHSVGHVRQRFTSPYLSEWEKPMSLMCEPVHDRGDRFIMERTNNQLLPTSGKEAPKRPKQVREQHLSAAAASFKRQCRDAAENYGADVGRCIRDKRGDKLAACLRDVEGKLRGDSKGGSITSVTMNAEEKRQHLYPRWPQQYSALNDSNETLLRAVDTDVDRKVRYIYEIVLGDFVRSAVEVEARKCINFFNHMAQRALESYVMRALVAKVEPTSKSLVATKALSHGIRRHIECGKAAYICELAEDEDDRAVFETTLTTGKWDSSRSQNSGEQERVAVSLKSGIAITYRQLSTLAPGVWLNDQIINAYLGLICDEYNVRAGCEAAVSMGTHFYAKVQQEMRIGNAGLNPSSGGFPTLEQNSGVLRWLKRRRHILQSGTTRIVLVPVNLWQSHWTLAVLDWERNRWTYYDSLLYGNAPVPQGSTVLGALHHTFEEARRILCDSDDANSNHTVKAERGYQPRVNGAADQRRLTVATPVGSCCGYDATNGWFDVAPQQQNSSDCGVFVCHVAWCVVNGVALTFTQEDVTALRRVMLHELLLQRLLRRLPLALYTKA; the protein is encoded by the coding sequence ATGGCAGATATCCTTTTAAATGCCGCTGGATGGATATTGCCATCTTTACACCGCTCACGCAGGGCCCCGACAACTTCAGAAGAGACGTGTGAGGCTGGAACGAATCCCTGCACGCCTCCGCTGGGCCAGCGACCGGCAAATGAAGCGGGCAGCAGAAGCGTTACTCCTTCGCCCCCACCTCAGCAGCAATCCCGTGCCACTGCTAACGACGCTGCTGGTGATGTATATCCATCTGGGCATCTTTGTGCCCATAAACGactgaaaggaaaaagtagCAGGCATATGGGAACGAGTGTTATCGCAAAAGGAATGGAAAGCTTGCTCCGGTGCATCTTGTCAGAGGATAAACGGGACACTCCGCTCTCGATGAGCGTGGCAGACGACTCACTATCGCCACTGGAACGCGATGCTGCGTGGACTACACCCAATAATTCCCAGGAAATCACCACAGAGAGTGAAAAGGAACGGCAATGGCAAAAGCTGAAGATCTCACAGCCTGCTGCGAGGGCAACATATCGCCTTCCCGATGCACAAATAGAGGGCAGCGAGCACTATTCCGTTGAGCAGCTGAGCACCCACTCTGTTGGTCATGTGCGGCAACGGTTCACATCACCGTACCTCTCTGAGTGGGAAAAGCCAATGTCTCTGATGTGTGAGCCGGTGCACGACCGTGGGGACCGGTTTATAATGGAGCGCACTAACAATCAACTTCTTCCCACATCGGGAAAGGAGGCACCGAAAAGGCCTAAACAGGTGAGAGAACAACATTTGAGCGCAGCCGCGGCGAGCTTTAAGCGGCAGTGCCGTGATGCTGCCGAAAACTACGGCGCGGATGTTGGTCGGTGCATCCGAGACAAAAGGGGTGATAAACTTGCCGCTTGCCTTCGTGACGTCGAAGGGAAACTCCGTGGTGACAGCAAGGGAGGCAGCATCACTTCGGTCACAATGAATGCAGAGGAAAAACGCCAACACCTTTACCCACGCTGGCCGCAGCAGTACAGCGCTCTTAACGACAGTAACGAAACTCTTTTGCGCGCCGTTGACACAGATGTCGACAGGAAGGTGCGTTACATTTATGAGATCGTACTGGGCGACTTTGTGAGGAGTGCTGTTGAGGTAGAGGCAAGAAAGTGCATAAATTTCTTTAATCATATGGCTCAACGAGCTCTGGAGTCGTATGTCATGCGCGCTCTTGTCGCCAAAGTGGAACCAACTTCGAAAAGTTTAGTTGCGACAAAGGCGCTTTCACATGGCATACGTCGCCACATCGAATGTGGAAAGGctgcatatatatgtgagCTTGCCGAGGACGAGGATGATAGAGCTGTTTTTGAGACAACTCTAACGACGGGCAAATGGGACAGCTCGCGATCTCAGAACTCTGGTGAGCAGGAGAGGGTTGCTGTGTCACTCAAGAGCGGAATAGCAATAACGTACCGGCAGTTGTCGACATTGGCACCAGGCGTGTGGTTAAACGACCAAATTATCAACGCCTACCTGGGACTAATTTGTGACGAGTATAATGTGAGGGCTGGCTGTGAAGCTGCGGTGTCTATGGGGACACATTTCTATGCCAAAGTACAGCAAGAGATGCGAATAGGAAATGCCGGTTTGAACCCCTCGTCGGGCGGATTCCCAACTCTTGAGCAAAACAGTGGTGTCCTCCGTTGGCTGAAAAGGCGTCGGCATATCTTGCAATCGGGTACCACCCGCATTGTGCTTGTGCCTGTCAACTTGTGGCAGTCGCACTGGACACTTGCCGTACTTGATTGGGAACGAAACAGATGGACATATTACGACAGTTTGCTGTACGGAAATGCCCCTGTGCCACAGGGAAGTACTGTGCTTGGGGCGCTTCACCACACATTTGAGGAAGCGCGGCGTATTTTGTGTGATAGTGACGATGCTAATAGCAATCATACCGTTAAGGCTGAAAGAGGCTATCAACCGCGTGTGAATGGTGCTGCTGATCAACGAAGGTTGACTGTAGCCACACCAGTTGGAAGCTGCTGCGGTTACGACGCGACAAATGGTTGGTTTGATGTCGCACCTCAACAGCAGAATTCGTCTGATTgtggtgtttttgtgtgtcacGTGGCGTGGTGTGTTGTCAACGGCGTCGCTTTAACCTTCACGCAAGAGGATGTGACGGCACTTCGGCGCGTGATGCTCCACGAGCTGCTGCTTCAGCGTTTGTTACGGCGGTTACCACTGGCCTTATACACGAAGGCGTGA